One stretch of Streptomyces peucetius DNA includes these proteins:
- the trxB gene encoding thioredoxin-disulfide reductase, which translates to MTAETEVTAENEIRNVIVIGSGPAGYTAALYTARASLKPLVFEGSVTAGGALIQTTEVENFPGFRDGIMGPDLMDNMRAQAERFGAELIPDDIVAVDFSEDVKTVTDTAGTVHRARAVIVATGSQHRRLGLEHEDELSGRGVSYCATCDGFFFRDQDIVVVGGGDTAMEEATFLSRFARSVTIVHRRDTLRASKAMQERAFADPKITFAWNSEVAGIREQDGRLAGLSLRDTVTGAVSELPATGLFVAIGHDPRTDLVKGQLDLDDDGYLLVDAPSTRTNVAGVFAAGDVVDHTYRQAITAAGTGCAAALDAERYLAALADAGTE; encoded by the coding sequence CTACACGGCCGCGCTGTACACGGCGCGCGCCTCGCTGAAGCCGCTGGTCTTCGAAGGGTCGGTGACAGCCGGAGGCGCGCTGATCCAGACCACCGAGGTCGAGAACTTCCCGGGATTCCGTGACGGGATCATGGGCCCGGACCTGATGGACAACATGCGGGCCCAGGCGGAGCGCTTCGGCGCCGAGCTGATCCCGGACGACATCGTCGCCGTCGACTTCAGCGAGGACGTCAAGACGGTCACCGACACCGCCGGCACGGTCCACCGCGCCAGGGCCGTGATCGTGGCGACCGGTTCGCAGCACCGCAGGCTCGGTCTGGAGCACGAGGACGAACTTTCCGGCCGCGGCGTCTCGTACTGCGCGACCTGCGACGGCTTCTTCTTCCGTGACCAGGACATCGTCGTGGTCGGCGGAGGCGACACGGCGATGGAGGAGGCGACGTTCCTCTCCCGCTTCGCCAGGTCCGTCACGATCGTCCACCGCCGCGACACACTGCGCGCCTCGAAGGCGATGCAGGAGCGTGCCTTCGCCGACCCGAAGATCACCTTCGCGTGGAACAGCGAGGTCGCCGGCATCCGCGAACAGGACGGCAGGCTCGCCGGCCTGAGCCTGCGCGACACCGTCACCGGCGCCGTCTCCGAGCTGCCCGCCACCGGCCTGTTCGTCGCCATCGGGCACGACCCGCGCACCGACCTCGTGAAGGGCCAGCTGGACCTCGACGACGACGGCTACCTGCTCGTCGACGCCCCCTCCACGCGCACGAACGTCGCCGGCGTCTTCGCCGCCGGCGACGTGGTCGACCACACCTACCGCCAGGCGATCACGGCCGCCGGCACCGGCTGCGCCGCGGCGCTGGACGCCGAGCGCTACCTGGCGGCCCTCGCCGACGCCGGGACCGAGTAG
- a CDS encoding DUF5988 family protein, with translation MSDNATKAVLEGGPGDLPERIVPVTAAGADIKILFRGGYEHFKVTTRQQETADGTLPVYEWWERTELPG, from the coding sequence ATGAGCGACAACGCGACGAAAGCAGTCCTGGAAGGCGGCCCCGGCGATCTCCCCGAGCGGATCGTCCCGGTCACCGCGGCAGGAGCGGACATCAAGATCCTGTTCCGCGGCGGGTACGAGCACTTCAAGGTGACGACGCGGCAGCAGGAGACCGCCGACGGCACGCTGCCCGTCTACGAATGGTGGGAGCGCACCGAACTCCCCGGCTGA